Part of the Bacteriovorax stolpii genome, CGGTACACCTAAAACGATGATGTCGATGCCTTCGTTATCAACCAGGGCCTGAATCGTTTTGATGGATTCTTCATGAGAGCGGTAGATGATCTTTTCAAAAGCATAAGGAAAAGGGTCGTGCCCCGGGCAGTACATTGCTGTCCCAATGACCTTGCTGCCAAAATCAATGGCCAGGATTCGCTTTGCAATGAATTGTTGGTAGCGGGGATAAAAAGAATAATCTTCCATGCATTGGGGTATATCTTACGGTGCAATCTCTGTAAAGTAGCTGTTTTTAATGGGTTAGGTGTTAGTTTTACCTCGAAAAAAAACGTGTTTCAGGCCATTTATCTTGACAGTTTTCCCTACAAGGATAATATTGGATATATATTTACAAGTACCTTCCGCTAATAACAATCCCCGAAATTTTCAACACCATGAGGTTTTTCAAAATTCGGTCTTATTTTCGTTCATTAAAATTCAATTAACATTTAGATAAATAATTTTCACCGCAACAGGAGTCACCTTCAAATGCATCTTAACGATCTTAGAGAAAAAGAAATTGCCGAACTCACGACCATGGCCGAAGAGTTACAGATTGAAAACCCAAGTAACTTAAAGAAACACGAACTCATCTTCGCTATCTTAAAAGCAACTGCAAAAGATGATAAGGCCATTTTTGGAAACGGCGTTCTTGAGATTCTGCCAGATGGTTTCGGATTCCTTAGATCACCTCTTTATAACTACCTTCCAGGTGCCGATGATATTTACGTATCACCATCTCAGATCAGAAAATTCGGTCTAAGAAAAGGGGACTCAGTAGAAGGTGAAATCAGACCACCAAAAGAGGGGGAGAGATACTTCGCCCTTGTTAAAGTAAACGAAATCAACGGACAGTCTCCTGAAAAACACAAAAAGACAGTTCTCTTTGATAACTTAACTCCATTATACCCAGAAAAGAAAATCAACCTTGAATACCACCCGACAAACTACTCAACTCGTCTTATTGACCTGTTTGTACCGCAAGGGTTCGGTCAACGTTGTCTTATCGTAGCTCCACCAAAAGCTGGTAAGACTGTTCTTCTTCAAGATATCGCTAACGCTATTACAACTAACCATCCAGATGCAGTTCTGATTGTTCTTCTCATTGACGAACGTCCAGAGGAAGTAACTGACATGAGAAGAAATGTTAACGCTGAAGTTGTATCGAGTACGTTCGATGAACCTGCTACTCGCCACGTTCAAGTTGCTGAGATGGTCATCGAAAAAGCGAAACGTTTAACTGAAGCTGGAAAAGACGTCATCATCCTTCTGGACTCGATCACTCGTCTTGCCCGCGCTTACAACACAGTTGTTCCACCATCAGGTAAAATCCTTTCGGGTGGGGTTGACTCAAACGCTCTTCACAAACCAAAAAGATTCTTCGGATCTGCTCGTAACATTGAAGGTGGGGGATCTCTTACGATCATCGCTACAGCTCTTATCGATACAGGTTCAAGAATGGATGAAGTTATCTTTGAAGAATTCAAAGGTACAGGTAACTC contains:
- the rho gene encoding transcription termination factor Rho; its protein translation is MHLNDLREKEIAELTTMAEELQIENPSNLKKHELIFAILKATAKDDKAIFGNGVLEILPDGFGFLRSPLYNYLPGADDIYVSPSQIRKFGLRKGDSVEGEIRPPKEGERYFALVKVNEINGQSPEKHKKTVLFDNLTPLYPEKKINLEYHPTNYSTRLIDLFVPQGFGQRCLIVAPPKAGKTVLLQDIANAITTNHPDAVLIVLLIDERPEEVTDMRRNVNAEVVSSTFDEPATRHVQVAEMVIEKAKRLTEAGKDVIILLDSITRLARAYNTVVPPSGKILSGGVDSNALHKPKRFFGSARNIEGGGSLTIIATALIDTGSRMDEVIFEEFKGTGNSEIQLDRKLLEKRIFPALDINKSSTRKEDLLMAPGDLQRSYLLRKVLHPMAPIDAMEFILSRVTKTKSNSDFLDSMNS
- the ruvX gene encoding Holliday junction resolvase RuvX, producing the protein MEDYSFYPRYQQFIAKRILAIDFGSKVIGTAMYCPGHDPFPYAFEKIIYRSHEESIKTIQALVDNEGIDIIVLGVPYFVDGKESDNTRRMKEFGALLQKACPDQMFFEQDETLTTKAAEDRMKNSPQFNFKVDVTKIDCVSATIILEDFIKS